In Pseudomonas coleopterorum, the genomic window CCACGTCCATGCCGATCTCGAACACGCCACTGGCCGGGCGCAGGGTGACGCTGGGACTGGCCCGGTAGTGGTCGCCGAAACCCTGCACGTACTCGCAGGTACCGCCCAGGCGCAGGTAGGCGCCATGCTCGTCCTCACCGCTTTCCAGCCAGGCCTCGTCCATCGGCGCGCAGGGCATCTCGCCGTGCAGCGCATGCGTGTCTTCCGGGCCTGGGCAACCGTTGCGCAGCAGGCCGCTGTGGAACATGAAACAGCCATAGGTGCCGATGATGGTGTCGCTGGGGCGGGGCTGGCTGAACATGTTGCGCATGGTCAGGTCGTGGCCATCGAACTCGGCCGACCAGATCATCTGACCCTGCCAGGGCAGTATCACCAGCTTGCCGCGGCTGTTCTCCAGCGACACTGCCTTGACCCCGCTGGGGTAGGTCCAGGCGTGTACGGTGAACTGACGCGACTCGAGCAGGGTTCGACGGTTGCTGTCCCACAGTTGCGGGTACAGCGGCAGGCGCAGGCATTCGGCACTCATTGCGCCACCGCCGCGGCCGAGCCGCTCAGGGCCGGTTGTGGCTGGCGCATGCAGCGCACCGCGTACAGCACGATCGCCACGAAGCACAGCAGCGGCACCGTGTAGGCGATCTGCATGTTGCCGTTGTTGGCGTCGCTGAGCAGTCCCTGAAAGATCGGGATCACGCCACCGCCGACGATGCTCATCACCAGCAGCGAACCACCGACACCCGTGTCTTCGCCGAGCCCGTCGATGGTCAGGCCATAGATGGTCGGCCAGCAAGGACCGAGGAAGACGCTGACACCCACGGCTGCGTACACCGCGGTGATGTTGGGTACGAAGATGGTGTAGGCCAGCAACAGGATGCACAGCACGCCGTACAGAGCCAGCACCTTGGCGGGGTGCATCTTGCGCATCAGCACGTTGGCGATCATCTTGCCGACGAAGTAGGCGGCAAAGGTGATCAGCAGGAACCATGAGGCGCTGCGTTCGTTCATGCCGCCCATCTGCATGGCCAGGCGAATGGTGAAGCTCCAGACGCCCACCTGAGCGCCGACGTAGAGGAACTGCGCCAGCACGCCGAAACAGAAGCGCGGGTTGCGGCGCAGGCGGCCCAGGCTTTCACCCAGGCTGGCCCGGGGTTCGCTGCCGGTGCGGTTGCCCTTGCAGGCGGGAAAGCGGGTGATGGCGATCAGGATGAACATCAGAATGAGCACCGCGATCATCCATTTGTACGGCAGCAAGGTCGACTGGATCATCTGCAACTGTTGCACGGCCGCTTCGCTGGCACTCATCTGCGCCAGTTGCTCGTGGCTGGCGTCGGTGTCCTTGAACATCACGAAGCTGCCCACGTACACCCCGGTCATGGCTCCGAACGGGTGAAAGGTCTGGGAGATGTTCAGGCGTCGCGTGCCGGTTTCCCGCGGACCCATCAGGGTCGAATAGGTGTTGCAGGCGGTCTCGAGAAACGACAGGCCGGCGGCGATGACGAACAGCGCGATCAGAAACATGCCGTACTTGGCGGTGGACGCGGCAGGGAAGAACAGCGCGCAGCCGAACAGGTACAGCATCAGGCCGACCAGGATCGTGGTCTTGTAGCTGAAACGGCGCACCACCAGGGCTGCCGGTATGGCGACGAAGAAGTAGCCCAGGTAGAACGCCGACTGGACGAAGGCCGACTGGAAGTCGCTGAGCAGGAAGGCCTTCTTGAAGTGGGCGATCAACACGTCGTTCATGCCGGCCGCGGCAGCCCACAGGGCGAAGATCAGACACAGCAGGATGAAGGCGAACCATGGCGTACGGTTCAGGTAGAACCCGTCCGGGGTTTGTTGCAGCGCAGGTTTGTTCATTATTGTTCTCCGCGAGAGTGCTGGTGAGGTGTCAGCGAGCCGATGCATCCAGAAAGCGTGCAAACGTTTCTGCGTCCGGGTAGGAAGACTGCGTGCCGAGGCCGGTGACCGAGCAGGCGGAGTAGGCCACCGCCTGTTGCATCGCCTGACGGATATCGGCGTCCCGGCTCCAGTGCCTTGCGAAGCAGCCGATGAAGGCGTCGCCCGCGCCACTGGTGTCGCGCGCCTCGACCTTGACGCCCGGGACCTGCCACTCGCCTTCGGCGCCCACGTACAGGGCGCCTTGTTCACCCAAGGTGACGATGACGTGGCGTACACCCTTGGCCACCAGGGTCCGCGCGGCATGCGCAGCGTCCGCGGCAGAATTCACCTGCAGCCCGCTGATGAGCGCCAGTTCGCTTTCGTTGGGAATCAGGAAGTCCAGCAGCGCCAAGTGGTCGTTGCTCAGGCCGGCCAGGGCAGGGGCGGGGTTGAGCAACACTGGAATGGCGTGGCGTCGAGCGAACTCGATGGCGTGGTACACGCTCGCCAGTTCGATTTCCAGTTGCAGCACGATCAGGGCGCAATCACGCAATTGCGCCTCGGCGCGATCGATGTCGGCCGGATGCAGATGGGCATTGGCGCCTTTGACGATCAGGATGCTGTTGTGGGAGTTCTCCTGAACGAAGATCGGCGCCACACCGCTGGACACGCCCGGTACCCGCTCGACGAAACGCGAGTCGATGCCCAGCCGTTGGAAATTGGCCAGGGTGGTATCGGCGAAGCCGTCGTCGCCGACCTTGCTCAGCATCAGGACGTCGGCACCCAGCAAGGCCGCCGCCGCGGCCTGGTTGGCCCCCTTGCCGCCGCAGCCCATGGCGAAACGCGGTGCTTCGAGGGTTTCGCCCTGGGCGGGCATGCGCTCGATGTAGGTGATCAGGTCGACCATGTTGCTGCCGATGACTGCGATCTTGCTCATTGTTGTTGTGACCTCGCCAGCGCCGACGGACCCACCGTCGGCTGTTATTTATGTTATTTAAATAACATTTTCTGTGAGTATTCAATCTTTATTTTTTCGAGCCCCGCAGTGATGTCGCCGCGACATTACTCAAGTCATGAAGTTCAAAAGCTGTACAAATAAATATATTTGTACAAATTCTCGTAAAGTTATCCGAAACCCAACCGATACGGACGTTTGAGCACAGAACACCTGTGCTCGGCCAAGGGGCCGGACAGAGCCCCGGCGTCCGAGAAAGGGACCGTTCTCACCTCACGCTTAACCACGAACCGTCCCATTCCGGGCTGTGAGAACCCTATGAACATCCTTGCTCCTGCCGTAACGCTCGCCAACCGATTGCGCTTCAAGACCAAATTCGCGGTGCTCGCCATCATCGTTCTGGTTCCGCTGCTCCTGCTCGGTACCCGCTTCATCGTTCAGCTCAATGACAGCCTGGCGGTCATACGCTCGGAGCAGACCGGCCAGCGCTACCTGCTGGATGTGACGCCGATCCTGCGCCTGTCCATGATGCAGCGCGCGTTGACCAACCGCCTGCTCAGCGGCGATCAGACCGCACAGGCCGATGTGCTGGCCAATCAGGCAAAGATCGAAGACGCCTTCTCGAAACTGGCCACCACTGACCGCCAGTTCAACGACGCTCTGCAGACCGGCGATCGCGTCGAACGCCTGCATGCCTCGGCCACGCGCTTGATGTCGCTGGCCAAGCCCGGCGTCGATCCTGGGGGCATGTTCGATCAATGGAACGACCAACTGACCGAGACCCTGAATTTCGTCTACTACGTCTCCGCGACGTCGGGCATGGTGCTGGATGAGGATTACGCATCGCTGTTCATGATCGACCTGAGCACGCTGCGTCTGCCTCGCCAGATCAACATCGTCGGGCAATTGCGCGGCTTGGCCAGCGGGCTGCGTGAGGGGCAGCCGTTGAGCCCCGCGACGCGTGGCGTGATCAAGTCGATGCTCAAGACCGAATTGCTCATCCACAAGGAGCTTCAGCAAAGCCTGGAGCTGCTGCGTCGCCGAGAGCCCGCCCTGGCCGATCGCATTCAGGCACCTATCGACAGTGCGTTCATGAGCCTGACCGGCTTCCGTGCGGACCTGGAAGCGGTCACGTCCTCTACCAGTGACACGCTGGTCAACGTGCAGAACGTGCCCGCCAAAGGCAACTCGGTCGTGGCTGAGCTGTACAAGGCACAGGACACGCTGCAGGAAGAACTGCTCAACCGCCTGGCCCAGCGGGCTCAGGAAAAGACCTCGGAGCGGCTGTTCATTCTTGGCATGTTCGCCGTCGTCGGCCTGCTGCTGGCGTACGTGTTCTGCGGTATCTACAGTGCCATGCGCCGTAGCATCGAGGATGTGTTGCAGGCCACCCGGCTCATCGGCCAAGGTGACTTGAGCGCACGCGTCCAGGTGCGTGGCAAGGACGAAATGGCCGACGTGGGCAACAGCCTGAACCACATGGTGCGGGCCTTCGGCAGCTCGCTGACCCAGGTCGAGCGCAGCTCGCAGTCGGTTTCCGATGCCGCCGCGCGCATGGGCGTTTCCATCGATCGGGCCAAGCAATCGATGAACACTCAGCAAAGCGAGACCGAACAGGTCGCCACGGCCATCAACGAGATGACCACCAGCGTGGCCGACGTCGCACAGAACACCGAAGGGGCGGCCCACGCTGCCGAACACGCCAGTCAGTCTTCCCAGGCCGGGCTGGCGAAGATGCATGAAACCAAAGTCACCATCGAGGCCCTGGCCGATGAGGTGGAGCGCAGCGCGCAGAAGGTCTCGGCGCTTGCCCAGCACAGCCAGCAGATTGGCGGAGTGATCGAGGTAATCCGCAACATCGCCGACCAGACCAACCTGCTGGCCTTGAACGCTGCCATCGAAGCCGCCCGTGCCGGAGAGCAGGGGCGTGGCTTTGCGGTGGTCGCCGACGAGGTGCGGACCCTGGCTTCACGCACGCAGAACTCCACCGAAGAAATCCGCCGAATCATTCAGGAACTGCAGTCGGCCACCTCTGCGGCCGTCGAGCAGATGAAGGCCGGCAAGCAGCGTGCCCAGGAATGTTTGCAGTCGGCCGATGCCGCTTCGACCAGCCTGGATGCCATCAGCGATGGCGTCGAACAGATCGTCGGCATGAACACTCAGATAGCCAGCGCGGCGGTGCAGCAACACGCGGTGTCGGAGGACATCAACCGCAACGTGACCCAGATCCGCAATGGCAGCCTGGCGCTCATGGAGGGTATCGAAGACAACGCCGTGACGGCGGAAGAACTCACCTTGCTGGCGACCGAGCTGCGCACGGTGGTCTCGCGGTTCAAGGTGTAAGGAGGAGAGGTGAGCGGTGCCGATCCGCGCCAACCGGCGGATCGGCATACCGAAGTCTAGTGCGATGAGCCGCTTGAGGACGTCAGTGTCGTGGCCAGCTTGGCGGCTGCATCCAGGGCGGCGTTGAAGTTGGCCTCGGCGGTTGCGGCATCGCCGAGGGTGCCTTCCGATTCGACGGTATCGATGGCCGGAATCCCTACCATGCGGGCCCAGGTCCGCAGAAAGGCCACCTGATGGTCGAAGTCTTCGGTCGGGTAATCCTCGCCAAGCGCCACCCCGCGGGTGGCCAGCACCACCACTTTCTTGCCCTTGAGCAGGCCGACCATGCCCTTGTCGTCGAAGTCGAACAGCACGCCACGCTGCGACACTGAGTCGATCAGGTGCTTGAGGCGGTAGGGCACACCGAAGTTCCACATCGGCACGCTGAACACGATCACATCCGCGCGGTGGAAACGCTCGCCCAAGGCATGTATCTGTTTCCAGACGGCCGCCTGCTCGGCGGTCATTTCCACACCCTCCAGGTCCGCGTATTTGGCTTTCAACGCGGGGCCGTCGAACGGCAACAGGTCGGTGGTCCAGACATCCAGCACGTCGACGGTCGTGCCGGGCTCAACCGAAGCAGCCGTTTCGAGGTAGCGGTCGGCCAGTTTCAGGGAGGCCGAACGCTCCCCGCGAGGAGAGCTGGCAATATGAAGAATATGCATACACGGGGTTCCTGAGTAAGGGGCTGCGCAAGGTTTCAATTTAGTCCTGCATGCAAGCGCCGATGTTCAATTCTGCAGCGCGTAGCGGCGACAGTGTTCCAGATAGCCTTGCTCGTGGCTGCCTACCAGATGCACCACGCTGGACCAAAGCCAGGAAGGCGCATCCAGGGTGTTGGAACGGTTGGTTTGCAGCTCGCGGATCCAGGCGGCTCTGGTCGAAAGGTCCATCTGCCGGGCATGGGCCGTGCCGACCACGCTAGCCAGGTAACTGGCCGCACGCATGGCTTCGGTTTCGCTCAACTGATCGAGCTCGAGCTTCATGTCCTGAGGCAGCAGTTCGCGAATGAAGAAGCCATGGTCGAGCATGCGCGTGGCCAGCATGCGATTGCCCAGACCCGGTGACAGGTGCCGGGCGCCTTCGACCACGCGCTTGCCGTTGTCCCGCGGCATGCCTGCGCGAACGGTGCGCGGCGCTGCGGCCGCCACGGCTTCCTTGATGTCGAGCAGGCACAACTCCTGATCGTCATCGTCGCCCACGCCCAGCAGCACGGCGTAGCGCTTGAGCCCCAAAGAGCTGCAACCCTTGACCCAGTACGCCGAGTCCAGCAGTTCGACACTGTCGCTGCCCGATCGCCCTTTCAACGACGTGACCAAGGCATGAATCTCATCGGTGGCGCACAGCGTCTTGATGGCGCTGCGCTCGGTCTTGGACAAGGCCCAGAAATGCTTGCCCAATGGAATCGTCGGGCGCATGTCCTCGATGCGTTCCTGAGCCAGGTGCTTCCAGGTGCGCTGCACGGCGCTGCGCATGCCGGCCTTCACCTGAGCGGGGCGTTGCGGTTCTTCGTCGTGGTTGTTCTCGAAGGCCTGTTCATAACCCACCATCATTTCTTCCAGCATGCGCGCCGTGGCCACGCCCGGCAGGTCCGAGCCGCGTGCGGCGGTCGCCAGCGACAAACCAAGCCGCACCAGATCGTGCACCGGGTTGCCGATGACGGTCTGGTCCAGGTCGCGGATGTGGATATCGATGCGGCCCTTCGAATCACCGGTCGGGCCGAGATTGCCGGCATGGCAGTCGCCGCAGATCCACACCGGCGGGCCACTGGGCAAGCGTCGGCCCGACTGCGACTGCAGCCAGTCATAGAATTGCACCGTGCTGCCCCGCACATAGGCATGGGCGGATCGCGCCATCTTCAAGTTACGCAGTTGCTCGAGCGGTTCCAGGCGTGCGGAGGGGCGGGGCGTCTTCATGGCATAGTCTTTTAGGGAAAGACGTTGGAGTAGGAAGATAGGCCGCGTGTTTCAAAATGTTTCTACGTTTTTTCAGAGCAATGGCTGTGTCCCTTGCCTACACCCCATCCATCGCCCTGATCAACCATGAGCGAATTGATCGACCAACCCCAGACGTGGAATTCGGGTGTCGGGCGCTAGCAGCGCGCCGGGTGCGATCACCGCATTCGTGCCGATCTTGCAGCCGTCGCCGACCAGGGCGCCGAACTTGTTCACGCCCGTCTCGATGACGGCATCGCCGTGGCGAAT contains:
- the fucP gene encoding L-fucose:H+ symporter permease gives rise to the protein MNKPALQQTPDGFYLNRTPWFAFILLCLIFALWAAAAGMNDVLIAHFKKAFLLSDFQSAFVQSAFYLGYFFVAIPAALVVRRFSYKTTILVGLMLYLFGCALFFPAASTAKYGMFLIALFVIAAGLSFLETACNTYSTLMGPRETGTRRLNISQTFHPFGAMTGVYVGSFVMFKDTDASHEQLAQMSASEAAVQQLQMIQSTLLPYKWMIAVLILMFILIAITRFPACKGNRTGSEPRASLGESLGRLRRNPRFCFGVLAQFLYVGAQVGVWSFTIRLAMQMGGMNERSASWFLLITFAAYFVGKMIANVLMRKMHPAKVLALYGVLCILLLAYTIFVPNITAVYAAVGVSVFLGPCWPTIYGLTIDGLGEDTGVGGSLLVMSIVGGGVIPIFQGLLSDANNGNMQIAYTVPLLCFVAIVLYAVRCMRQPQPALSGSAAAVAQ
- the rbsK gene encoding ribokinase produces the protein MSKIAVIGSNMVDLITYIERMPAQGETLEAPRFAMGCGGKGANQAAAAALLGADVLMLSKVGDDGFADTTLANFQRLGIDSRFVERVPGVSSGVAPIFVQENSHNSILIVKGANAHLHPADIDRAEAQLRDCALIVLQLEIELASVYHAIEFARRHAIPVLLNPAPALAGLSNDHLALLDFLIPNESELALISGLQVNSAADAAHAARTLVAKGVRHVIVTLGEQGALYVGAEGEWQVPGVKVEARDTSGAGDAFIGCFARHWSRDADIRQAMQQAVAYSACSVTGLGTQSSYPDAETFARFLDASAR
- a CDS encoding methyl-accepting chemotaxis protein, with translation MNILAPAVTLANRLRFKTKFAVLAIIVLVPLLLLGTRFIVQLNDSLAVIRSEQTGQRYLLDVTPILRLSMMQRALTNRLLSGDQTAQADVLANQAKIEDAFSKLATTDRQFNDALQTGDRVERLHASATRLMSLAKPGVDPGGMFDQWNDQLTETLNFVYYVSATSGMVLDEDYASLFMIDLSTLRLPRQINIVGQLRGLASGLREGQPLSPATRGVIKSMLKTELLIHKELQQSLELLRRREPALADRIQAPIDSAFMSLTGFRADLEAVTSSTSDTLVNVQNVPAKGNSVVAELYKAQDTLQEELLNRLAQRAQEKTSERLFILGMFAVVGLLLAYVFCGIYSAMRRSIEDVLQATRLIGQGDLSARVQVRGKDEMADVGNSLNHMVRAFGSSLTQVERSSQSVSDAAARMGVSIDRAKQSMNTQQSETEQVATAINEMTTSVADVAQNTEGAAHAAEHASQSSQAGLAKMHETKVTIEALADEVERSAQKVSALAQHSQQIGGVIEVIRNIADQTNLLALNAAIEAARAGEQGRGFAVVADEVRTLASRTQNSTEEIRRIIQELQSATSAAVEQMKAGKQRAQECLQSADAASTSLDAISDGVEQIVGMNTQIASAAVQQHAVSEDINRNVTQIRNGSLALMEGIEDNAVTAEELTLLATELRTVVSRFKV
- a CDS encoding FMN-dependent NADH-azoreductase, translating into MHILHIASSPRGERSASLKLADRYLETAASVEPGTTVDVLDVWTTDLLPFDGPALKAKYADLEGVEMTAEQAAVWKQIHALGERFHRADVIVFSVPMWNFGVPYRLKHLIDSVSQRGVLFDFDDKGMVGLLKGKKVVVLATRGVALGEDYPTEDFDHQVAFLRTWARMVGIPAIDTVESEGTLGDAATAEANFNAALDAAAKLATTLTSSSGSSH
- a CDS encoding DUF2252 domain-containing protein, with protein sequence MKTPRPSARLEPLEQLRNLKMARSAHAYVRGSTVQFYDWLQSQSGRRLPSGPPVWICGDCHAGNLGPTGDSKGRIDIHIRDLDQTVIGNPVHDLVRLGLSLATAARGSDLPGVATARMLEEMMVGYEQAFENNHDEEPQRPAQVKAGMRSAVQRTWKHLAQERIEDMRPTIPLGKHFWALSKTERSAIKTLCATDEIHALVTSLKGRSGSDSVELLDSAYWVKGCSSLGLKRYAVLLGVGDDDDQELCLLDIKEAVAAAAPRTVRAGMPRDNGKRVVEGARHLSPGLGNRMLATRMLDHGFFIRELLPQDMKLELDQLSETEAMRAASYLASVVGTAHARQMDLSTRAAWIRELQTNRSNTLDAPSWLWSSVVHLVGSHEQGYLEHCRRYALQN